CGTTCCAGCGCCTCGGCAACCGGGCCGACGGTCTGGTGCTGGGTAACTTCTAACTTGGAGGGAACACATGGTGCGCTACCGCTACACCGTGGCCGCCCTCCTCGCGGCGGCCTGCGCCCCGATCGGGTGCGGGCCGTCCGGCCGGGTGCAAGAGCAGTCCATTGAGGTCAAGGAAAACAGTGCCCTGGACCAGGCCAAGCAGTACCTCAACAACTACTCCAAGGGGCAAGCGCTGGGCAGCGAGGTGACCTCGTTCACCTACATCGTCGAAGAGGTCCGCAAGACCGACCCGGCGCGGGCCAAGATCCTGGAGCAGGGGTTCGCCGAGTTGCAGAAGCCGAAGGCGAAAACGGCGGCCAAGGCGAAGGAGATGCTCAAACAGTTGGAACCGAAGCAAACGGCCGGCTAACGGCACGAGCACAGAAAATCTCAGCGGGCGCGGCGCTACCAAGTGCCGCGCCCGTTTTTTTGTCGGCGACCTGACGTAACACAGGGCGGGAGCCCTGTGAACCGATGTGTGCTGATGATCGTCGTCATCAGTCAGTTCGCGAATGAACATTATGCGGCAAAGTGGCCTTCCGAATCGGCCGAAGAGAAGTAAAACAAAAGTATAGAGAGCCGCAATCACCCGCACGGGTTCCGAGATGTCTGACGAAACTGCACCGAAACTGTCCCCGGTTGAAGGGCACAAGGTCGAGGGGCGCTACCTCCGCGGGACGCTCCCGGAGGAGCTCGCTGATGACTCCATCGACCACTTGAGCGACGCCAACAAGAGCCTCATCAAGTTCCACGGCAGCTACGAGCAAGAGGACCGGGACGCTCGGAAGAACCGCGCCAAGGCCGGCGTGGGCAAGGCGTACATGTTCATGATCCGCCTCAAGCTCCCGGGCGGGAAGCTCACCGCGGACCAGTACCTCGCGCTCGACGACATCGCGGGCGAGTTCGCCAACGGCACGCTCCGGCTCACGACGCGGCAGAGCATCCAGTTCCACGGGGTGCTGAAGGGCAACCTCAAGGCGACGATGGCGGCGATCAACGCGACGCTCGTGACCACGCTCGGCGGGTGCGGCGACGTGAACCGCAACGTGCTCTCGTGCCCGGCCCCGCTCCCGGACCCGACCCGCGCCCGGATGATGCTCGACTGCGCCGCGGTCGCCGAGCACCTCGCGCCGAAGGCCGGGAAGCAGTCGTACCACGAGGTCTGGCTGAACGGCGAGCCGGCGCAGTTCTCCGACGACGCGAGTGTCGCGGAACCGATCTACGGCAAAACGTACCTGCCGCGCAAGTTCAAGGTGGCGTTCGCGCTGCCGCACGACAACTGCACCGACCTCCTCGCGCAGTGCCTCGGGTTCCTCGCGATCACCGAGAACGGGAACCCGGTCGGCTACAACGTGTTCGCGGGCGGCGGCCAGGGCCAGAGCAACGCCAAGCCGGACACGTATCCGCTGCTGGCCCAGCCGGTGGGCTTCATCGAGCCGACCGAAGTGCTCGGGGCGGCCGAGGGCATCATTAAGCTGTTCCGCGACCACGGGAACCGCTCCGATCGCAAGCGCGCGCGGCTCAAGTACGTGATGAAGGATTGGGGGCTGGAGAAGTTCCGCGAGGTGTTCTACCGCGACTACTTTACAGGCCCGCGCCGCGCTCCCCGCGTAGCGGAGATCACCGGGCTGGACCTGCACCACGGCTGGCAGAGCATG
This region of Gemmata massiliana genomic DNA includes:
- a CDS encoding NADPH-dependent assimilatory sulfite reductase hemoprotein subunit, producing MSDETAPKLSPVEGHKVEGRYLRGTLPEELADDSIDHLSDANKSLIKFHGSYEQEDRDARKNRAKAGVGKAYMFMIRLKLPGGKLTADQYLALDDIAGEFANGTLRLTTRQSIQFHGVLKGNLKATMAAINATLVTTLGGCGDVNRNVLSCPAPLPDPTRARMMLDCAAVAEHLAPKAGKQSYHEVWLNGEPAQFSDDASVAEPIYGKTYLPRKFKVAFALPHDNCTDLLAQCLGFLAITENGNPVGYNVFAGGGQGQSNAKPDTYPLLAQPVGFIEPTEVLGAAEGIIKLFRDHGNRSDRKRARLKYVMKDWGLEKFREVFYRDYFTGPRRAPRVAEITGLDLHHGWQSMGGGKYFLGLSVENGRIKDEGSVRLRSGLRAIVAKYRADVRLTAQQDIMLCGLTMDDRAGVDSMLNEYGIPRPETLSQVRRWSMACPAVPTCPLAITESERALPGLVGQLSGVLADLGLADEQISVRMTGCPNGCARPYQSEVGIVGRGGTKYTLYIGGDSYGRRLNAEIQDGVPIDQIAPKLGKVFAAFAAERTKGELFGDYCSRVGLPKLKELLGAPA